A genomic stretch from Ureibacillus composti includes:
- a CDS encoding TRAP transporter large permease, with protein MATLILFGSFIILMLLSVPIAFALGISSVLTLFITEKMPLQFIAQGMFTTVDSYALMAVPLFVFAGLIMEHGGLSRRLIDVAKSFVGHYTGGLAGVAILACTVFAALSGSGPATVAAIGGIMIPAMVKEKYDAGFSSGVVASAGTLGIIIPPSIPLIIYGITTNTSIGDLFIAGVVPGLFIAALLWSLSYFISKKKGFIGSGKKATWKERLNYINEAKWTLLMPIVVLGGIYGGVFTPTEAAGIAVAYSAFLGIFIYKEIKWSDSVNLFKQTTLISGIILIIIATASTYGRILTIERIPVLIADYLTSLPVGSWVILCAIVVLLVFIGMFMETLAGIILLAPILLPVVTELGMHPVHFGIVMILAAEIGFLTPPVGDNLNVASAISGLTLEQVAKSTLPFTIALILLLFVFMFAEPFIMFLPNLIGGTGG; from the coding sequence ATGGCTACTCTAATTTTATTTGGAAGTTTTATCATTTTAATGCTTCTTAGTGTTCCTATTGCGTTTGCACTTGGTATTTCCTCTGTTTTAACTTTATTTATCACTGAAAAAATGCCATTGCAGTTCATTGCTCAAGGTATGTTTACGACAGTAGATTCCTATGCCTTAATGGCGGTACCATTATTCGTTTTTGCAGGGTTAATTATGGAACATGGGGGTCTTTCTAGAAGACTGATTGATGTCGCAAAGTCATTTGTTGGTCACTATACAGGGGGGCTTGCCGGAGTTGCAATTTTAGCTTGTACAGTTTTTGCAGCACTTAGTGGATCGGGTCCTGCAACGGTTGCAGCAATCGGGGGAATTATGATTCCAGCAATGGTAAAAGAAAAGTACGATGCTGGGTTTAGTTCGGGTGTAGTGGCTTCAGCGGGTACTCTCGGAATTATTATCCCACCAAGTATTCCATTAATAATTTATGGTATCACGACAAACACTTCTATTGGCGATTTATTCATTGCTGGTGTCGTACCAGGTTTATTTATCGCAGCTTTACTTTGGTCGTTAAGTTACTTTATCTCAAAAAAGAAAGGTTTTATTGGATCGGGAAAAAAAGCTACTTGGAAAGAGCGCTTAAATTATATTAATGAAGCAAAATGGACACTTTTAATGCCAATTGTTGTACTAGGTGGTATTTACGGAGGAGTATTTACTCCAACAGAAGCAGCAGGTATAGCAGTGGCCTATAGTGCGTTTTTAGGGATATTTATTTATAAGGAAATTAAATGGTCAGATTCCGTTAATTTATTTAAACAAACAACTTTAATTTCTGGAATAATTCTTATTATTATAGCGACTGCTTCTACTTATGGTCGAATTCTTACGATCGAGAGAATTCCTGTTTTAATTGCAGATTATTTAACATCTCTACCTGTAGGGTCATGGGTTATTCTCTGTGCAATAGTGGTTCTACTTGTGTTTATAGGTATGTTTATGGAGACGTTAGCAGGTATTATTTTATTGGCTCCGATTTTATTACCTGTTGTAACGGAATTAGGAATGCATCCGGTACACTTCGGAATTGTCATGATCTTAGCAGCAGAAATTGGTTTCTTAACTCCACCCGTTGGAGATAACCTTAACGTTGCAAGTGCTATTAGTGGATTAACTTTAGAACAAGTTGCTAAATCAACCCTTCCATTTACCATTGCCTTAATCTTATTGTTATTTGTCTTTATGTTTGCAGAGCCATTTATTATGTTTTTACCTAATTTAATTGGCGGTACAGGCGGTTAA
- a CDS encoding nucleotidyltransferase-like protein, protein MEYILRPIYQERASQPETLGVILVNKRNDETNITDTFDTVLLIIVKDAKEPIFTKHYLHEGKKMVMHVITEEQVNKWFYGSANRRIVDWIIYGKIIFDRNEYLHNLRDKLQEFSFFGRKIKIGIQFAKLIRHYIEGKEFFQRKNYLDAYFHVVESLQHLARLSVIDSGLYPEITVWDQVKKIEPSIYKLYEELVLSNESLEKRLELLFLGIDFLINSKTQDGANHILESMLSKDTWSIQELHTHKELQYYSKDLEVFVEYLVDKGFIFIKPILSKSETVYHRHYCINPASIKSE, encoded by the coding sequence ATGGAGTACATATTACGCCCGATTTATCAAGAGCGTGCTAGCCAACCTGAAACTTTAGGTGTCATACTAGTTAATAAACGTAATGACGAAACAAACATTACAGATACGTTTGATACGGTTTTACTTATTATTGTAAAAGATGCGAAAGAGCCAATCTTTACAAAGCACTATTTGCATGAAGGTAAAAAAATGGTCATGCATGTCATCACAGAGGAACAAGTGAATAAGTGGTTCTATGGAAGTGCCAACCGTCGTATTGTGGATTGGATCATTTATGGCAAAATTATCTTCGATCGAAATGAGTATCTACATAACTTGCGTGATAAACTTCAAGAGTTCTCATTCTTTGGGCGGAAAATAAAAATTGGAATACAATTTGCTAAGCTAATTCGGCATTATATCGAGGGGAAAGAGTTTTTCCAAAGAAAAAATTATCTAGATGCATATTTTCATGTAGTGGAATCATTGCAGCATTTAGCAAGACTTTCGGTAATAGATAGTGGACTTTATCCAGAAATTACTGTGTGGGATCAAGTAAAAAAAATCGAACCATCCATTTATAAGCTATATGAAGAATTGGTTTTAAGTAATGAAAGCTTAGAAAAAAGACTAGAGCTTTTATTTTTAGGAATAGATTTCTTAATTAATTCAAAAACGCAAGATGGTGCGAATCATATTTTAGAATCAATGCTTTCTAAAGACACTTGGTCAATACAGGAATTACATACACATAAAGAGCTTCAATATTACTCAAAAGATTTAGAAGTCTTTGTTGAATATTTAGTAGATAAAGGATTTATTTTCATTAAACCAATTCTTTCGAAGAGTGAAACAGTTTATCACCGTCATTACTGTATTAATCCCGCCTCTATTAAATCGGAATAA
- a CDS encoding YgzB family protein yields MKKYKNKINRIRSFALSLIFIGFVIMYGAIFFRENQILVILFMSLGLICIIGSTAVYGWIGLLSTRAVQVVCPNCQRHTKVLGRVDMCMYCNEPLTLDPALEGKEFNESYNSKRN; encoded by the coding sequence ATGAAAAAATATAAAAATAAAATAAATAGAATCCGTTCCTTTGCCCTTTCCCTTATTTTCATTGGATTTGTCATAATGTATGGGGCAATTTTTTTCAGGGAAAATCAAATATTAGTCATTCTTTTCATGTCTTTAGGGTTAATTTGCATTATTGGTAGTACCGCTGTCTATGGTTGGATCGGATTATTATCTACAAGAGCCGTTCAAGTCGTTTGTCCAAACTGTCAAAGACATACAAAAGTACTTGGCCGTGTAGATATGTGTATGTATTGTAATGAACCTTTAACATTAGACCCTGCTCTTGAAGGGAAAGAATTTAACGAGTCATATAATAGTAAACGTAATTAA
- the perR gene encoding peroxide-responsive transcriptional repressor PerR yields MSVLHLKDALDTLKATGVRITPQRHAILEYLIEAMNHPTADDIYKALEGKFPNMSVATVYNNLRVFREAGLVKELTYGDSASRFDFVTNDHYHMICECCGKIVDFHYPALKEVEQFASHVTGFKVNSHRLEVYGTCQDCVGVEKRVQ; encoded by the coding sequence ATGTCTGTATTGCATTTAAAAGATGCACTTGACACGTTGAAGGCAACAGGTGTAAGAATTACTCCTCAGCGTCATGCTATTTTGGAATATCTTATTGAAGCTATGAATCACCCAACAGCGGATGATATATACAAGGCGCTAGAGGGGAAATTCCCTAATATGAGTGTCGCAACTGTATATAATAATTTGCGTGTATTTCGCGAAGCAGGGCTAGTGAAAGAACTGACTTATGGAGATTCAGCTAGTCGTTTTGATTTTGTTACGAACGACCACTATCATATGATTTGTGAATGTTGTGGTAAGATTGTGGATTTCCATTATCCTGCATTAAAAGAAGTGGAGCAATTTGCATCACACGTAACAGGCTTCAAGGTAAATTCTCATAGACTTGAAGTTTACGGTACTTGCCAAGACTGTGTTGGTGTAGAAAAAAGAGTTCAATAA
- a CDS encoding D-2-hydroxyacid dehydrogenase: protein MKIYFTFDPRPDLKEPLVSEFPEIDFTFHKQLNESELADTDVLVTYGEDLNDHHIELSEQLKWIFVVSAGIEKMPAQKIAERGILVSNVRGIHKKPMAESIIAHILSLKRALPFVYKNQQNCEWNKKARLSELNGSTALIIGPGAIGAEIGRLLQAFEVYTIGLNRSGEPAPFMNETYRIEELKEQLPKAEIIISMLPSTKETKNLLSYEDFKLMRKDAIFMNFGRGDLVSLDELVRVLEDELIFHMVLDVYEVEPLPVDHKLWKFDNVTVSPHFSSHSSRYVERSLEIFKPSLKKWLRGDHDVENKMDILRGY, encoded by the coding sequence ATGAAGATTTATTTTACGTTTGATCCAAGACCAGATTTAAAAGAACCATTAGTAAGTGAGTTTCCGGAAATTGACTTCACTTTTCATAAACAATTGAATGAAAGTGAATTAGCTGATACAGATGTTTTAGTTACATACGGGGAAGATTTAAATGACCATCACATTGAACTATCAGAGCAGTTAAAATGGATCTTCGTTGTTTCAGCTGGTATTGAAAAAATGCCTGCTCAAAAAATTGCCGAGCGCGGAATCCTTGTTTCAAATGTGCGTGGTATTCATAAAAAGCCTATGGCAGAATCAATAATTGCCCATATTTTATCCTTAAAACGAGCATTACCGTTTGTATATAAGAATCAACAAAATTGTGAGTGGAATAAAAAAGCACGACTTTCCGAGTTAAACGGAAGTACTGCGCTAATCATTGGACCAGGTGCAATAGGAGCTGAAATAGGTAGATTATTGCAAGCTTTTGAGGTTTATACAATTGGGTTAAATCGTAGTGGTGAACCAGCTCCATTCATGAATGAAACCTATCGGATTGAAGAATTAAAAGAACAGCTTCCAAAAGCAGAAATTATCATTAGCATGCTTCCGAGTACTAAGGAAACGAAAAATCTACTTTCTTATGAAGATTTTAAATTGATGAGGAAAGATGCAATATTTATGAATTTTGGACGTGGGGATTTAGTAAGTCTAGATGAATTAGTTCGCGTATTAGAAGACGAACTAATCTTCCATATGGTTCTTGATGTATACGAGGTAGAGCCGTTACCAGTAGATCATAAACTTTGGAAGTTCGATAATGTAACAGTATCACCGCATTTCTCAAGCCACTCTTCTCGTTATGTGGAGCGGAGTTTAGAAATATTCAAACCTAGCTTAAAGAAATGGTTACGTGGTGATCATGATGTAGAAAATAAGATGGATATTTTACGTGGGTATTAA
- the bcp gene encoding thioredoxin-dependent thiol peroxidase yields METLLNQNAPEFTLLNEKDEQVSLSDFKGKKVVLYFYPKDMTPGCTTEACDFRDQYKNFSELNAVILGVSPDTAAKHTKFIDKYGLPFSLLVDEDHAVAEKYGVWVLKKMYGREFMGIERSTFLINEEGTVIKEWRKVKVKDHIEEVLTFLREGK; encoded by the coding sequence ATGGAAACATTACTTAATCAAAATGCACCTGAGTTTACTTTATTAAATGAAAAAGACGAACAAGTAAGTTTAAGTGACTTTAAAGGAAAAAAGGTTGTTTTATACTTCTACCCAAAGGATATGACACCGGGTTGTACGACAGAAGCGTGTGATTTTAGAGATCAATATAAAAACTTTTCAGAATTAAATGCAGTCATTCTGGGGGTAAGTCCTGATACTGCAGCCAAACATACAAAATTTATAGATAAATACGGTTTGCCATTCTCATTATTAGTAGATGAAGACCATGCTGTAGCAGAAAAATATGGAGTTTGGGTGTTGAAAAAAATGTACGGTCGTGAATTTATGGGAATTGAACGATCTACTTTTTTAATCAATGAAGAAGGAACTGTCATAAAAGAATGGCGAAAAGTGAAAGTGAAGGATCATATTGAAGAAGTGTTAACGTTTTTACGTGAAGGGAAGTAA
- a CDS encoding glutamate-1-semialdehyde 2,1-aminomutase — protein MNHSKSELIHQEALEHIVGGVNSPSRSYKAVGGGAPVVMAEGKGAYFWDVDGNRYIDYLAAYGPIITGFGHPHIAKAITRAAETGVLFGTPTEHEVTFAKMLKEAIPSLDKVRFTNSGTEAVMTTVRVARAYTGRTKIIKFAGCYHGHFDQVLVAAGSGPATLGSPDSAGVPTNVATEVITVPFNNKEQFQLAMDKWGDQIAAILIEPIVGNFGIVEPNQGFLQYVHEVAKEKGALTIHDEVITAFRFHYGAAQDLLGLTPDLTAMGKIIGGGLPIGAYGGRKEVMNTVAPLGPAYQAGTMAGNPASMLAGIACLEVLKQPGVYEKMDHLGAILEKGILEAAEKHGVIITVNRLKGALTIYFTDEKVENYEQAEKSDGEKFGRFFKLMLSKGINLAPSKYEAWFLTTEHTEEDVVETIAAVDYAFSQL, from the coding sequence ATGAATCATTCAAAATCTGAACTAATACATCAAGAAGCCCTAGAGCATATTGTTGGTGGCGTAAATAGTCCATCACGTTCTTATAAAGCAGTTGGTGGTGGAGCACCGGTTGTCATGGCAGAAGGTAAAGGCGCATATTTTTGGGATGTTGACGGAAATCGTTACATAGATTATTTAGCAGCCTATGGTCCAATCATTACAGGTTTTGGTCATCCTCATATTGCTAAGGCGATTACTCGTGCAGCTGAAACGGGAGTACTTTTCGGGACACCAACTGAACATGAAGTAACATTTGCGAAAATGTTAAAAGAAGCAATTCCTTCTTTAGATAAAGTACGTTTTACAAACTCTGGTACAGAAGCTGTTATGACAACAGTTCGTGTAGCACGTGCATATACAGGTCGTACTAAAATAATAAAATTTGCCGGTTGTTACCACGGACATTTCGACCAAGTGTTAGTTGCAGCTGGTTCAGGCCCTGCAACACTAGGTTCACCTGACTCAGCTGGTGTACCAACAAACGTTGCAACTGAGGTTATTACCGTTCCATTTAACAATAAAGAACAATTCCAATTAGCGATGGATAAATGGGGTGACCAAATTGCAGCAATCTTGATTGAACCAATCGTTGGAAACTTTGGAATCGTTGAGCCAAACCAAGGCTTCCTTCAATATGTTCATGAAGTGGCTAAAGAAAAGGGCGCTTTAACGATACACGATGAAGTGATTACTGCATTCCGTTTCCATTACGGTGCGGCTCAAGATTTACTTGGACTTACACCTGATTTAACAGCGATGGGTAAAATCATTGGAGGAGGGCTCCCTATTGGTGCATACGGTGGACGTAAGGAAGTAATGAATACAGTTGCCCCACTAGGACCTGCTTATCAAGCTGGAACAATGGCTGGAAACCCTGCGTCTATGTTAGCAGGAATTGCTTGTCTAGAAGTGTTAAAACAACCTGGTGTTTATGAAAAAATGGATCACCTTGGTGCAATACTTGAAAAAGGTATTTTAGAAGCAGCAGAAAAACACGGGGTAATAATTACAGTTAACCGCTTAAAAGGTGCTCTAACAATCTACTTCACAGATGAAAAAGTTGAAAACTATGAGCAAGCAGAAAAATCTGATGGTGAAAAATTCGGTCGTTTCTTCAAATTAATGCTTTCTAAAGGAATTAATTTAGCACCATCTAAATACGAAGCATGGTTCTTAACGACTGAGCATACAGAAGAAGATGTAGTCGAAACAATCGCAGCTGTAGATTATGCATTCTCCCAACTTTAA
- a CDS encoding aromatic acid exporter family protein — protein MQLGARVLKTGLAIVFALFFAELLHLPSPAFAGIAAIFAIQPSIYRSYLSIIEQIQGNLIGAAIAVFFGLLFGHHIVAIGIAAIIVIALMRKFKLDNSLSLALVTVVAIMVYEGNDFLEFGLIRFATVMIGVFAAFIVNLFFLPPRYESKLFKMIDFLQDDVIRWTRLAIRQASEHTSTKAALNKFHSRLSEVESMYDFFKEERHYRKSKRYTQARKLVVYRQMITTTKKSLELLQRLHKHENEIHDLPTPFRIMIQERLDFLLTFHEQLLLKYAGKLRPEHSKWSVDQEHLQNADVLEQLLEQIAFEKTREGEEEFTSYHLFYIFSRILDYEENLEHLDTLIVSYRSFHGNDKNTDLEIDYY, from the coding sequence ATGCAGTTAGGTGCCCGAGTATTAAAAACAGGATTAGCGATTGTTTTTGCGCTTTTCTTTGCTGAATTACTTCATTTACCTTCGCCTGCCTTTGCAGGGATTGCAGCGATTTTCGCTATCCAACCTTCTATATATCGATCTTATTTATCGATCATAGAGCAAATCCAAGGAAATCTTATTGGTGCAGCTATTGCTGTTTTCTTCGGGTTGTTGTTTGGTCACCATATCGTTGCCATTGGGATTGCCGCTATTATCGTCATCGCCTTAATGCGCAAGTTTAAGTTGGATAATTCTTTGTCCCTTGCTCTTGTCACCGTTGTGGCGATTATGGTCTATGAAGGGAATGACTTTTTAGAATTTGGTCTTATCAGATTTGCAACTGTAATGATTGGAGTATTTGCAGCGTTCATCGTGAACTTGTTTTTCCTTCCGCCACGTTATGAAAGTAAACTGTTTAAGATGATTGATTTTTTACAGGATGATGTGATTCGATGGACACGATTAGCCATTAGACAGGCATCAGAACACACATCGACAAAAGCTGCTTTAAATAAATTTCACTCACGTTTATCCGAAGTAGAATCAATGTATGACTTCTTTAAGGAAGAGCGGCATTATAGAAAAAGTAAAAGATATACCCAGGCTCGTAAACTTGTTGTGTATCGTCAAATGATTACGACTACGAAAAAAAGCCTTGAATTACTACAGCGACTGCATAAGCACGAAAATGAGATTCATGACCTACCTACTCCGTTTAGGATAATGATTCAAGAACGACTGGATTTCTTATTAACCTTCCATGAACAGTTATTATTAAAATACGCTGGGAAACTTCGACCGGAGCATTCTAAGTGGTCGGTCGATCAAGAACATTTACAAAATGCCGATGTATTGGAGCAACTATTAGAGCAAATTGCCTTTGAGAAAACACGCGAAGGCGAAGAAGAATTTACGAGTTATCATTTATTTTATATTTTCTCAAGAATTCTCGATTATGAAGAAAACTTAGAACATCTAGATACGTTAATTGTTTCGTACCGCAGTTTCCATGGTAACGATAAAAATACAGACTTAGAGATAGATTATTACTAG
- a CDS encoding ABC transporter ATP-binding protein, producing the protein MDSIKRYMRFVKPYKWEIFITIIIGILKFAIPLFIPLLIKIVIDDIIDTDLSDSEKTKMLFYWLGGTVILFFIIRPPIEYYRQYYAQHVGNKVLYDIREQLFGHLQKLSLKYYANTRAGEVISRVINDVEQTKNFIMIGLMNLWLDVSTILIAIGIMMTMDVKLTIVAIIAFPFYAFSVKFFFGKLRDLTRKRSQALASVQSYLHERVSGISIIKSFTLEKHEQKVFDDENGEFLDRALDHTKWNAKSFAVVNTITDIAPLLVIAYAGYQVINGELSVGTMAAFIAYIERLYSPLRRLVNSSTTLTQSIASMDRMFELMDEDYDVENKANAKILPPVSGQVTFDNVCFKYEKSGDNILQNINLNIQPGETAAFVGMSGGGKSTIVSLIPRFYDATDGAVLIDGHNVQDVVIQSLRSQIGIVLQDNILFSDSVKQNILMGKPDATEEEVIAAAKAANAHDFIMSLQEGYDTKVGERGVKLSGGQKQRIAIARVFLKNPPILILDEATSALDLESEALIQDSLNRLASDRTTIIIAHRLSTITHADKIFVIDHGHLVEEGTHESLMQKQGVYYDLFQIQKLD; encoded by the coding sequence ATGGATAGTATTAAACGTTATATGCGCTTTGTAAAACCTTATAAATGGGAAATTTTTATTACCATTATTATTGGGATATTAAAGTTTGCAATTCCTTTATTTATCCCATTGCTTATTAAAATCGTCATTGATGATATTATCGATACAGATTTATCGGACAGCGAAAAAACGAAAATGTTATTTTATTGGCTAGGTGGTACGGTTATTTTGTTCTTCATTATTCGTCCACCGATTGAATATTACCGCCAATATTATGCGCAGCATGTTGGAAATAAGGTGTTATATGACATTCGAGAACAATTATTTGGTCATTTACAAAAACTCAGTTTAAAATATTACGCCAACACGAGGGCAGGGGAAGTTATATCCCGTGTTATTAATGATGTTGAGCAAACAAAAAACTTCATCATGATTGGCTTAATGAACCTATGGCTAGACGTTTCAACAATCTTGATTGCTATTGGTATTATGATGACGATGGATGTAAAACTAACAATCGTTGCCATTATCGCCTTTCCCTTCTATGCATTTAGCGTAAAATTCTTCTTTGGAAAACTACGGGATTTGACGAGGAAGAGGTCTCAGGCACTTGCAAGTGTGCAAAGTTATTTGCATGAACGTGTAAGTGGAATAAGCATTATTAAAAGCTTCACTTTGGAAAAGCACGAACAAAAGGTTTTTGATGATGAAAATGGTGAGTTTTTAGATCGGGCACTAGACCATACAAAATGGAATGCTAAATCCTTTGCTGTAGTGAATACGATTACTGACATTGCACCATTATTAGTAATCGCTTATGCAGGATATCAGGTAATAAATGGGGAGTTATCTGTTGGTACAATGGCTGCCTTTATTGCTTATATTGAACGCTTATATAGTCCGCTTAGAAGATTAGTGAACTCATCTACTACTTTGACTCAGTCGATTGCTTCAATGGACCGTATGTTTGAATTAATGGATGAAGACTATGATGTTGAAAATAAAGCAAATGCGAAAATTTTGCCTCCAGTATCAGGACAGGTAACCTTCGATAATGTTTGTTTTAAATATGAAAAAAGTGGAGATAACATCCTACAAAATATCAATTTAAATATACAACCAGGTGAAACTGCTGCATTTGTTGGAATGAGTGGTGGAGGAAAATCTACAATTGTTAGTTTAATACCACGCTTCTATGATGCAACAGATGGTGCAGTACTAATTGATGGACATAATGTACAAGATGTTGTCATCCAGTCATTACGTTCACAAATCGGAATTGTTTTACAAGACAATATATTATTTAGTGATTCAGTTAAGCAAAATATTCTGATGGGGAAACCAGATGCTACTGAAGAAGAGGTAATTGCTGCAGCAAAAGCAGCCAATGCGCATGATTTTATCATGTCATTACAAGAGGGGTATGACACAAAAGTTGGTGAGCGCGGCGTTAAGCTTTCTGGTGGTCAAAAGCAACGGATTGCCATTGCCCGTGTATTTTTAAAAAATCCACCAATTTTAATATTAGATGAAGCCACTTCAGCACTTGATTTAGAAAGTGAAGCGTTAATTCAAGATTCTCTTAATCGTTTAGCGAGTGATCGGACAACGATTATCATTGCCCATCGACTTTCCACAATCACACATGCTGATAAAATATTCGTCATTGATCACGGGCATTTAGTTGAAGAAGGTACCCATGAATCGTTAATGCAAAAGCAAGGTGTGTATTACGACTTATTCCAAATTCAAAAGTTAGACTAA